A single window of Hemicordylus capensis ecotype Gifberg chromosome 15, rHemCap1.1.pri, whole genome shotgun sequence DNA harbors:
- the HVCN1 gene encoding voltage-gated hydrogen channel 1 produces MSMYLKHFTVVGDDPAQWNNDYRKWEEEELEEGEGKTPESAVKADPAPRPLTFREAMKKLFQSHKFQILIVCLVILDALLVLGELLLDLKVIHPDKEEIAPRVLHYLSLSIVSLFLVEVAFKLFAFRLEFFHHKFEVLDAVVVVISFVIDIVLLFRENEFEALGLLILLRLWRVARIINGIILSIKTRSEQQMSKLKQANLQLTVKVQQLEGSCVEKELEIERLTKLLQQHGLLSQAR; encoded by the exons ATGTCTATGTACCTGAAGCATTTCACAGTCGTGGGTGATGACCCTGCCCAGTGGAATAATGACTACAGGAAGTGGGAGGAAGAGGAACTGGAAGAAGGCGAAGGAAAGACCCCCGAGTCCGCCGTTAAAGCAGACCCTGCACCTAGGCCTCTGACTTTCCGGGAAGCGATGAAAAAGCTGTTCCAATCGCACAAATTTCAG ATCTTGATTGTCTGTCTTGTGATCTTGGATGCCTTGTTGGTCCTGGGGGAATTGCTTCTGGATTTGAAAGTCATCCATCCAGACAAAGAGGAGATCGCACCAAGG GTTTTGCATTACCTGAGCCTTTCTATCGTCTCCCTCTTCCTGGTGGAAGTGGCGTTTAAACTCTTTGCCTTTCGCTTGGAGTTCTTCCACCACAAGTTCGAGGTCCTAGATGCCGTGGTGGTGGTCATTTCTTTTGTTATCGACATTGTCCTCCTGTTCCGGGAAAACGAGTTCGAAGCCCTCGGATTGCTGATCCTTCTCCGGCTGTGGCGAGTGGCCAGGATTATCAATG GAATAATTCTGTCCATTAAGACACGCTCGGAGCAGCAGATGTCGAAGCTGAAACAAGCCAACCTTCAGCTCACTGTAAAGGTCCAACAGCTAGAAGGCAGCTGTGTGGAGAAG GAGCTAGAAATTGAGAGGCTTACTAAGCTGCTGCAGCAACATGGACTCCTTAGCCAGGCCCGGTAG